Proteins encoded in a region of the Candidatus Auribacterota bacterium genome:
- a CDS encoding flavin reductase family protein, with translation MKKKVPLDIAYRLINHGPVVLVSTFYRGRPNVCTAAWVTPVDAAILAVVISDENYSFRCIRGTGEFVLNIPHRALIKKVIACGSVSGEHCDKFSKFGLTPLPARKVRAPLVGECIGHLECRLIGGEERLARNYNLFLARVVAASAERGLFTTYWNVRVPRARTLHHLGGSVFAVPSGTIAR, from the coding sequence ATGAAGAAGAAAGTTCCTCTCGACATTGCGTACCGCTTGATCAACCACGGTCCTGTGGTACTCGTTTCAACATTCTACAGGGGGAGGCCAAACGTGTGCACTGCCGCGTGGGTGACGCCCGTTGACGCGGCCATCCTGGCGGTGGTGATCTCAGATGAGAATTACAGCTTCAGGTGCATCAGGGGGACGGGCGAGTTCGTCCTCAATATACCCCACCGGGCGCTCATCAAGAAGGTCATCGCGTGCGGCAGCGTATCGGGTGAACACTGCGACAAGTTCAGCAAGTTCGGTCTCACGCCCCTCCCGGCGCGGAAGGTGAGGGCGCCCCTCGTCGGCGAGTGCATCGGGCATCTCGAGTGCAGATTGATCGGGGGAGAGGAGCGTCTTGCCCGGAACTACAATCTCTTTCTCGCCCGAGTCGTGGCTGCCTCTGCTGAGCGGGGCCTCTTTACCACGTACTGGAACGTCCGTGTGCCGCGCGCGCGCACCCTGCACCACCTCGGGGGAAGCGTATTCGCGGTTCCTTCTGGCACTATAGCGAGATGA
- a CDS encoding prenyltransferase, which produces MIKKLIYWTQAVRPQFFVASLLPALIGIRLASRDVRVDWFLAALSLAGAVGVHLATNVANDYYDYIQGVDQSGATSGSRVIQEGKLSPEGMKRCFLIAYAACILIGIPIIWRCGWPVLLFGLSGLFVSYFYVGPPLRLEYHGWGEAAVGVGMGPLIILGAYFVQTGRVGFPPFFISLPLGVLVGGILYVQSLPDLEHDRRCGKVTLVARLGSRRAAWGVGVLWGAVYVLTAAALCAGIVSRSILWIFLSLPAAILMTVSSVRKISDLARASWEGKLMVVLYLYCALVYLISV; this is translated from the coding sequence ATGATAAAAAAACTCATCTACTGGACACAGGCCGTAAGGCCCCAGTTCTTCGTGGCGAGTCTGCTCCCGGCGCTTATCGGTATCCGTCTCGCGTCGCGTGACGTCCGTGTCGATTGGTTCCTTGCGGCGCTCTCTCTTGCCGGGGCCGTAGGGGTCCACCTCGCGACCAATGTGGCAAATGACTACTATGATTATATCCAGGGGGTTGATCAATCCGGCGCGACCAGCGGGAGCCGGGTTATTCAGGAGGGCAAGCTATCGCCGGAGGGGATGAAGAGGTGCTTTTTAATAGCGTATGCGGCTTGTATCCTCATCGGAATACCGATAATCTGGCGCTGTGGATGGCCCGTGCTCCTCTTCGGTCTCTCGGGGCTTTTCGTAAGCTATTTTTATGTCGGCCCTCCCCTCCGGCTTGAGTACCACGGGTGGGGCGAAGCGGCGGTGGGGGTAGGCATGGGGCCGCTTATTATTCTCGGCGCGTACTTTGTCCAGACCGGGCGCGTGGGGTTCCCGCCATTTTTCATTTCTTTGCCTCTGGGCGTCCTGGTCGGCGGGATACTCTACGTGCAGAGCCTGCCCGATCTCGAACACGACAGGCGGTGCGGGAAGGTGACGCTCGTGGCGAGGTTGGGCTCACGGCGCGCCGCGTGGGGAGTGGGGGTGCTGTGGGGGGCGGTGTATGTGCTCACCGCCGCCGCCCTGTGCGCCGGGATCGTTTCCAGGAGCATCCTCTGGATCTTTCTGAGTCTCCCCGCGGCAATCCTCATGACCGTCAGCTCGGTGCGTAAAATCAGTGACCTCGCGCGGGCGAGCTGGGAAGGAAAGCTGATGGTCGTGCTCTATCTCTACTGCGCGCTCGTGTATCTCATTTCCGTGTGA
- a CDS encoding class I SAM-dependent methyltransferase encodes MSSIDLNRFADSLVYRDGIWFSESEGSFSYPREGHEVLFQIEEKSYWFVHRNSCIIEAIKKYPPDGIFFELGGGNGYVSKFIQDHGHDVVLLEPSLSGIENARRRGVVNVICSTFENAQVNRDSIPAIGVFDVIEHMPDDARFLMDVKDTMARKGRLYITVPAYNFLWSEEDVFAGHFRRYTLTQLSALLKHAGFDIEYASYYFSSLVIPIFLLRTIPHAIGVRRRVTAERAKRELVLDAGIVRSALGIFLNRELTKIRNGRSIACGSSCMVVARAQ; translated from the coding sequence ATGTCGAGCATAGATCTGAACAGGTTTGCGGATAGTCTGGTATACAGGGACGGCATCTGGTTTTCAGAATCGGAAGGTTCCTTTTCCTATCCGAGAGAAGGCCACGAGGTGTTATTTCAGATAGAAGAAAAGAGCTATTGGTTCGTACACAGGAATAGCTGTATTATCGAGGCGATTAAGAAATATCCACCCGATGGAATCTTTTTCGAACTGGGTGGGGGGAATGGCTATGTGTCGAAATTTATTCAGGACCACGGCCATGACGTCGTGCTATTGGAACCGAGCCTCTCAGGGATCGAAAACGCCAGAAGGAGAGGGGTGGTGAACGTCATCTGTTCAACCTTTGAGAACGCGCAGGTGAACAGGGACTCCATCCCCGCGATAGGAGTATTTGACGTGATCGAGCACATGCCCGATGACGCACGTTTTTTGATGGATGTAAAAGATACGATGGCGCGGAAGGGGAGGCTCTATATCACCGTCCCCGCCTACAACTTTTTGTGGTCGGAGGAGGATGTGTTCGCTGGGCATTTCAGGAGATACACGCTGACGCAATTATCCGCGCTGTTGAAACATGCCGGGTTTGATATCGAATACGCGTCCTATTATTTCTCGTCATTAGTCATTCCCATCTTTCTCCTGAGAACTATCCCCCATGCAATCGGGGTGAGAAGGCGTGTCACCGCGGAACGCGCAAAGAGGGAATTGGTCCTGGATGCGGGGATCGTCAGATCGGCGCTTGGTATCTTTTTGAACAGGGAGCTCACGAAGATACGGAACGGCAGGTCGATTGCGTGTGGATCGAGCTGCATGGTCGTCGCGCGCGCTCAATGA
- a CDS encoding DUF2442 domain-containing protein produces MNKAHEVQGVSFSGTIMHLRIDGREYRIDIRKQSKRLAKATPEQRENFEVSPSGYGIHWPDIDEDISIDGLIGVKHTPCLIDVDA; encoded by the coding sequence ATGAATAAGGCACACGAAGTCCAGGGCGTATCGTTTTCAGGGACAATCATGCACCTGCGAATCGACGGACGCGAATACCGGATTGATATTCGCAAGCAGTCGAAACGTCTGGCTAAAGCCACCCCGGAACAAAGAGAGAATTTCGAAGTTTCCCCTTCTGGCTACGGAATTCACTGGCCGGATATAGATGAGGACATCTCCATCGATGGGCTCATCGGTGTCAAGCACACGCCTTGCCTTATCGATGTGGACGCATGA
- a CDS encoding DUF4268 domain-containing protein, protein MKLGTLKRIDLREYWKHEALEFTKWLSEPENIALLSDEVGIGIEVTQTEASVGRFNVDILAQEENTGRKIIIENQLETTDHSHLGQLITYAAGLEAQYVIWIVREVREEHRQAVDWLNEHTDEDISFFLVGIELWQIGESDPAPKFSVVSRPNEWKKSVRTSAQDGDLTDTKTKQLEFWQQLKEFASDKYPELRLRTPRPQHWYDVSIGRSDCHVCFTADSRENQVRCELYIPDSKDLFKTFLASKVQIEKELGLTEPLEWQELPGKKASRIRVLHGFIFDDTSTWNAAFQWLSETALKFKKVFSKGWEKENTQP, encoded by the coding sequence ATGAAACTCGGAACGTTGAAACGCATTGACTTGCGCGAATACTGGAAACACGAAGCGCTGGAATTCACCAAGTGGCTTAGTGAGCCGGAGAACATCGCTCTCTTGAGCGACGAGGTCGGCATCGGAATTGAAGTCACGCAGACGGAAGCCAGCGTCGGTCGCTTCAACGTGGACATCCTTGCCCAAGAAGAAAACACAGGCAGGAAGATCATTATCGAGAATCAACTCGAAACAACCGACCACTCGCACCTCGGCCAACTGATTACTTACGCCGCCGGACTCGAAGCGCAATACGTCATTTGGATTGTGAGAGAAGTCCGAGAGGAACACCGCCAAGCGGTGGACTGGCTGAATGAGCACACGGACGAGGACATCAGTTTCTTCCTTGTCGGCATTGAACTCTGGCAAATCGGAGAATCCGACCCGGCTCCCAAGTTCTCCGTTGTGTCGCGACCAAATGAGTGGAAGAAATCCGTGCGGACAAGCGCACAGGATGGCGACCTGACAGATACCAAGACCAAGCAACTGGAGTTCTGGCAACAGCTGAAAGAGTTTGCATCCGACAAATATCCAGAACTCAGGTTGCGAACTCCGCGACCTCAACACTGGTACGACGTGTCAATCGGACGATCTGATTGCCATGTATGCTTCACTGCCGATTCGCGTGAAAACCAAGTCCGGTGTGAACTCTATATCCCTGACTCAAAAGACCTCTTCAAGACGTTTCTTGCATCCAAGGTGCAGATCGAAAAGGAGCTTGGCCTTACCGAGCCGCTGGAGTGGCAGGAATTGCCTGGCAAGAAAGCAAGCCGTATTCGAGTGCTCCACGGCTTCATTTTCGACGACACATCGACTTGGAATGCAGCATTTCAGTGGCTGAGCGAAACAGCACTAAAATTCAAGAAAGTATTCTCAAAGGGATGGGAAAAAGAAAACACCCAACCATGA
- a CDS encoding transposase, with amino-acid sequence MPRTARLVLPTYSHHVTQRGNYQQRVFFTEADYNFYLSLVRKNIREHPLIILAFCLMPNHVHFICIPGDKDSLANVFKVTHMTYSQYMNKRNGLKGHLWQGRFFSSILDERYLYSAVRYVERNPVRAGLVKRAWDWEWSSASAHAKGEDCGLPLGNISQFVKVQDWRVYLSESDDEDQIKKIRENTLVGKPSANTSFIKYIEKTSGVKLLPSKRGRPFKK; translated from the coding sequence ATGCCAAGAACAGCACGATTAGTTCTCCCAACTTATTCTCATCACGTTACACAACGTGGCAATTATCAGCAGAGGGTATTTTTCACAGAGGCAGATTATAATTTCTATCTTTCCCTAGTGCGAAAAAATATAAGGGAACATCCATTAATTATATTGGCGTTTTGTCTGATGCCTAACCATGTCCATTTTATTTGTATCCCAGGCGATAAAGATTCGCTGGCAAATGTTTTCAAGGTAACGCATATGACATACTCCCAATACATGAATAAGAGGAACGGTCTTAAAGGACACTTATGGCAAGGGAGATTCTTCTCAAGCATTCTTGATGAAAGATATCTCTATTCTGCAGTGCGCTATGTAGAAAGGAATCCCGTCAGGGCAGGGTTGGTGAAAAGAGCATGGGATTGGGAATGGTCGAGCGCTAGTGCACATGCCAAGGGAGAGGACTGTGGACTACCATTGGGTAATATTTCGCAATTCGTAAAAGTTCAAGACTGGAGAGTTTATCTAAGTGAATCTGATGATGAGGATCAGATCAAGAAAATCAGGGAAAACACTTTAGTTGGCAAGCCCTCTGCAAATACATCGTTTATAAAATATATCGAAAAAACATCTGGGGTAAAATTACTGCCTTCAAAAAGAGGGAGGCCTTTTAAGAAATAA
- the tadA gene encoding tRNA adenosine(34) deaminase TadA has translation MEPSREKIAQYMREAIKEAEKAFEKGEVPVGAVIVHHERIIARAHNQVEQLKDATAHAEMIALTQASSARGDWRLEGTELYVTKEPCPMCAGAIALSRVRRVIFGARDEKAGAAGSRMNILRGGCLNHRVEVVGGIEEEECRDLLQNFFRHHRK, from the coding sequence ATGGAACCATCCCGAGAGAAAATCGCGCAGTACATGCGCGAGGCGATCAAAGAGGCCGAAAAAGCGTTTGAAAAAGGGGAGGTTCCGGTGGGGGCGGTGATCGTGCATCACGAACGTATCATCGCCCGCGCGCACAATCAGGTCGAGCAGCTTAAGGACGCGACGGCGCACGCAGAGATGATCGCCCTCACACAGGCCTCATCCGCGCGGGGAGATTGGCGGTTGGAGGGCACTGAACTCTACGTGACGAAAGAACCATGTCCCATGTGCGCCGGTGCAATTGCGCTCTCGAGGGTGCGTCGGGTGATCTTCGGCGCGAGGGATGAGAAAGCGGGCGCTGCCGGCTCAAGGATGAATATACTCAGGGGCGGTTGCCTCAATCACAGAGTTGAAGTCGTCGGGGGCATTGAGGAAGAGGAATGTCGCGATCTGCTGCAAAATTTTTTCCGCCATCACAGAAAATAG